In Musa acuminata AAA Group cultivar baxijiao chromosome BXJ3-9, Cavendish_Baxijiao_AAA, whole genome shotgun sequence, a single genomic region encodes these proteins:
- the LOC135648893 gene encoding patatin-like protein 3 — MAFVDADKLSYEIFSVLESKFLFGLDDPNKLFFPTSSYSSAGASPRTAAGARGRIRILSIDGGGSPSDALLAAVALARLESSLRHRSGDPSARVAYMFDVAAGSGAGGVLVAMLFTRDHDGRPLFSATDALHLLVSESRRRGRGFSSGRGLFRGMFRRPGSFFRRIFGDATLRDTVKPVLIPCYDFATGAPFLFSRADAVEADGYDFRMWEVCAATCADASTAAVDLRSVDGRTRVTAVGAGVAMANPVAAAITHVLHNKPEFPFAAGVEDLMVVSLGASAPAPAAPGDAELVRIAGEGFADMVDQAVATAFGHRRASNYLRIQDTAFMSGNCTSKTTSSKSSVEATERVLSQRHVESLLFRGRGKISERTNGDELDRFAEELVKEEWRKKGLIPTVVLKQVMTPRTSSTTTATTVTVTMTISTSTTST, encoded by the exons ATGGCGTTCGTCGACGCCGACAAGCTCAGTTACGAGATCTTCTCCGTCCTCGAGAGCAAGTTCCTCTTCGGCCTCGACGACCCCAACAAGCTCTTCTTCCCCACTTCCTCCTACTCCTCAGCTGGCGCCTCCCCCCGGACCGCCGCAGGTGCCCGAGGAAGGATCCGGATCCTGTCCATCGACGGCGGCGGCAGCCCCTCCGATGCCCTCCTCGCCGCGGTCGCCCTCGCCCGGCTCGAGTCCTCCCTCCGTCACCGTTCCGGCGACCCATCCGCCCGCGTTGCCTACATGTTCGACGTCGCGGCCGGCTCCGGCGCCGGCGGCGTCCTCGTCGCGATGCTCTTTACCAGGGACCACGACGGTCGGCCCTTGTTCTCCGCAACCGACGCCCTGCACCTCCTCGTCTCCGAGAGCCGCCGCCGCGGGCGCGGCTTCTCCTCCGGGAGGGGCCTATTCCGTGGGATGTTCCGTCGACCCGGGAGTTTCTTCCGTCGGATCTTCGGCGACGCGACGCTGAGGGACACCGTCAAGCCGGTGCTCATCCCGTGCTACGACTTCGCCACGGGGGCGCCGTTCCTCTTCTCGCGGGCTGACGCGGTAGAGGCAGACGGGTACGACTTCCGGATGTGGGAAGTGTGCGCGGCCACGTGCGCCGACGCATCCACCGCGGCGGTCGATCTGCGGTCGGTGGACGGGCGGACGCGCGTCACCGCGGTGGGCGCCGGGGTGGCGATGGCCAACCCTGTGGCCGCGGCCATCACGCACGTCCTCCACAACAAGCCGGAGTTCCCGTTCGCGGCCGGGGTGGAAGACCTCATGGTGGTGTCTCTCGGCGCTTCCGCCCCCGCGCCAGCCGCACCGGGTGACGCTGAGCTCGTCAGGATCGCTGGCGAGGGCTTCGCCGACATG GTGGATCAAGCGGTGGCGACGGCATTCGGACACCGTAGAGCAAGCAATTACCTGCGCATACAG GACACCGCATTCATGTCGGGAAATTGCACGTCAAAGACGACGAGCTCGAAGAGCTCGGTGGAGGCAACAGAACGCGTTCTGTCACAGCGACACGTGGAGTCGCTGCTCTTCAGAGGGCGAGGAAAGATCTCGGAGCGGACCAACGGCGACGAGCTCGATCGATTCGCGGAGGAGCTCGTAAAGGAGGAGTGGAGGAAGAAGGGCCTGATCCCGACGGTGGTGCTAAAGCAAGTGATGACGCCGCGAACGTCGTCGACGACGACCGCGACTACGGTCACCGTTACCATGACTATTTCTACGAGCACGACATCGACATGA